The segment AAGAAGGAAATCAAATGTCCGGATGGCAGGGGAAGGACCTGGAAGCACGGCGAGTGGAAACGCGAGTTCCGGGATGGCCCGTGCCAGGTCAAGATTGAGGCCAAGCGAGACGAGTACAAGGAAGAGGTGAAATGCGAGCGGAGAGGTGACGACTAAAGTGAGTCGACACTTCACTCGACGACAGGTTACGGCCGCGTTGAAGCACACGTTGAGCGAGGGCAATCCTCGCCTCAGTGAAGTCACCCCACTGTCGCGGGCTACTGCCTCATCACATTGCTGTAATCCGGAGTGGTGAATTCTGCCGCCTTCTACTTCCTCGCTTGAAGAACAGCCCGCCCGCGAGCTTGTCGCGGACGGGCTGCCTGGGCGAGGAGGCAATTTCCCTTGTTTGCGACTGACGGGGTGAATACCAGGCGCACTGGGTCAGCCCGAGCGAACCTCGATGCGTCGGCCACGCACGCGCTCTTCCTTGGGCAGCTCGACTCGCAGCACGCCGTTACTGCATCTGGCTCTGGCCTTCTCGGCAATGACCGGTGCGGGAAGCTGGAAGCTGCGCCGGAAACTACCGAAGGTGCACTGCCGGACACGGTAGCGCCCATTACCCTGTTCCTGCTCGATGCGCTTCTCACCGCGGATAATCAGAGCATCTCCGTGCACCTCCAGATCCAGATCGTCCTTCACCATTCCTGGCACCTCGAGGCGAATGACGATCTGTTCGCCATTCTCGTAGAGATCGCCGGCCAGCAATCCCCAGTTCGAGGCGAGTGCCGGTGGCAACGAGGGCTCCTCCGACGAGCTCCTGCTCCGGTTGACGGGTGTGAAGCGCGTCAGTGCCTCGCTCGCACGATCGCGAAGCTGGCGCCAGCCCTCGCCCAGCGAATGCCAGGTTTCCTCCAGGCCATGCTTGAGTTCAACTAGTTTGTCCA is part of the Pseudomonas lalkuanensis genome and harbors:
- a CDS encoding Hsp20/alpha crystallin family protein codes for the protein MDKLVELKHGLEETWHSLGEGWRQLRDRASEALTRFTPVNRSRSSSEEPSLPPALASNWGLLAGDLYENGEQIVIRLEVPGMVKDDLDLEVHGDALIIRGEKRIEQEQGNGRYRVRQCTFGSFRRSFQLPAPVIAEKARARCSNGVLRVELPKEERVRGRRIEVRSG